The Silene latifolia isolate original U9 population chromosome Y, ASM4854445v1, whole genome shotgun sequence sequence AATTAGCACCTACCAACCTTATCACCTTTATAACACCTCCAAAACAAGCCTACATCTCAGTCAAAATAGTACCACTTCAAAACCTTCGAGACTCATCAAAATACTCTTCAGCCTTTTATCAGTTCATTTTTTTTCCCATCTTCTGAATGTAGTGCATCGACTAATCATTTTCCTCCCTGGCCTTCTGTCACCCCTGCGTTATTTTAGCCAACCATTGAGCATCTTTGTTGCGGACAGGGTAGCTGATCTGAGGTAAACATCTGCTTTTAATCGTCTTCTTAATATCCAAAGCAACTGTTTCTGGTTTTTGTAAAGAGCATTCAAGTCTACTGTTATTCCGTTGATACCAAATACAGTAAACACAGGCAGTCAAGGTGACTTTCAACATTCGTTGTTGCAGTCTAGAACATCTGTAACCCAGAATCCAGCTTAGGGCATTGGGACTGTTTATGTTCAATTGCAGCCAATCAGAGAGGTATTCTAAGACTCTTATACTGTATTCACACCCAAAAAATAGATGCTCAGTTGTCTCTTCCTCTTTCTGACATATGCAGCATAATGATGTAACACATACCCCTATCATCTTCATCTTATATCTAGTATTCAAAGCATTCAAGCACGATAGCCATGTTATGATCTTATGTTTAGGAACAACCCATGCATTCCACACAAGATGGAACCAGTTGACTTTGGGTTTAAAATTTCTTAGGAAATTATACCCATCTCAAATTCTGTAATCAGAAGGGTTGATGCACCAGGTATTGTTGTGGAAACCATGTGCCATTCTACTCTTCAAATTGACCCTTGGATGCTTCCCTGCCTAAAGTGGCGTATGTTGTTGTATCATAAGTACTACTACACTGAGTTATCGTTGTAAGCTACTACGACCTTGGAACATGCTGTAATTATGTTGTTGGATTATGCTGTAATTATGTTGTGGATCATGTTAATGATTGTAAAAATATGTTTGTTGTCGGCTAGTTGTACATGTGAATAAGGAGTTGACCATTTTTGTTGATCGAATGGTTTTACCAAGGGCAGAAGGTAAAATGGTACACAACAAACCATTAACCATGAATAATGCCCATGTTTTTATTGACAATGTCATACGTGGTGATGTACCACTTTCGTTGCCGTGGACTGGATTCGCAATGCTCGATGATGCAGAAGGTAGCTTTGCCCAATGGCCCAAATACTTGGTTTTATTAGAAgtgttgggttcctttgattgatgataacatgcccatttaatgtgtgccttcttagtttacctttcaggatttatggttaaatcaagcttgtattaagaagtgttgagttgttgATCATCCTATTGTATTGAGTCCTAGGTGtaatctaatgtacaagttagaaagTAAAGTATTTTAAAGTAATAGAAACAATCAAGACCACTGTTACTTTTACAAGTAACAGCAGCCTGGACTGTTGCCTCAATTTGTAACACTTGAGCACtttcttatctttcaaaagccatttacgtgtctcatattttgaaagataactttcagatttttacaaggatttggtcttctagaaaaagtggtttgagtaattatca is a genomic window containing:
- the LOC141632344 gene encoding uncharacterized protein LOC141632344, with protein sequence MKMIGVCVTSLCCICQKEEETTEHLFFGCEYSIRVLEYLSDWLQLNINSPNALSWILGYRCSRLQQRMLKVTLTACVYCIWYQRNNSRLECSLQKPETVALDIKKTIKSRCLPQISYPVRNKDAQWLAKITQG